The following proteins are co-located in the Primulina tabacum isolate GXHZ01 chromosome 11, ASM2559414v2, whole genome shotgun sequence genome:
- the LOC142518135 gene encoding protein SOMBRERO-like isoform X2, with translation MMRGNGELSVPPGFRFHPTDEELLYYYLRKKVSYEPIDLDVIREVDLNKLEPWDLKDKCRIGSSPQNEWYLFSHKDKKYPTGTRTNRATSAGFWKATGRDKGIHLKSSKRIGMRKTLVFYTGRAPHGCKTDWIMHEYRLDDDINAQIQEDGWVVCRVFEKKNHTRGFHPQTEADQEAEQVAATFQATIADSTLVPKQITTDQIQYNMNYVFDPSNSMHLPQLTSPESTIPPSFLSSLPLNTMDLQCTQNLLNLTSSGVGGGDGHPAVGRVMQQEKFSGDWTFLDKLLATHQTMDHSGKYRQISQVSDLVPTAAQRFSFPYHNFEQDFSRYPCK, from the exons ATGATGCGTGGAAACGGGGAGCTATCGGTGCCACCAGGTTTCCGATTTCATCCAACAGACGAGGAACTGCTATATTACTACCTGAGGAAGAAGGTGTCCTATGAACCCATTGACTTGGATGTTATTCGGGAAGTCGATCTCAACAAACTTGAGCCTTGGGACCTCAAAG ATAAATGTAGAATCGGGTCAAGTCCCCAGAATGAATGGTACTTATTCAGCCACAAAGACAAAAAGTATCCCACAGGAACAAGAACCAATCGGGCCACGTCAGCAGGTTTCTGGAAGGCAACGGGTCGGGACAAGGGGATCCACCTGAAAAGTTCGAAGAGAATTGGTATGAGAAAAACCCTGGTTTTCTACACAGGACGGGCCCCTCATGGATGCAAGACTGATTGGATCATGCACGAGTATCGTTTGGATGACGATATTAATGCTCAAATCCAA GAGGACGGATGGGTGGTCTGCAGGGTTTTCGAAAAGAAAAATCACACCAGAGGCTTCCATCCCCAAACCGAGGCCGATCAAGAAGCTGAGCAGGTGGCTGCAACTTTCCAGGCTACCATTGCAGATTCTACTTTGGTACCTAAACAGATAACTACTGATCAAATACAATACAACATGAATTATGTATTTGATCCTAGCAATTCCATGCATCTTCCACAGTTAACGAGCCCCGAATCAACTATTCCACCTTCATTCTTGTCATCACTTCCGTTGAATACCATGGACTTGCAGTGTACGCAGAACTTGTTGAATTTAACATCAAGTGGAGTTGGGGGTGGAGATGGGCATCCTGCTGTTGGCAGGGTCATGCAACAGGAGAAATTTTCTGGGGACTGGACATTCCTGGATAAACTCCTCGCTACGCATCAAACTATGGATCACAGTGGAAAATATCGCCAGATTTCACAAGTTTCTGACTTGGTTCCAACGGCAGCTCAGAGATTTTCATTCCCGTATCATAACTTTGAACAAGATTTTTCTAGATATCCCTGCAAGTAG
- the LOC142518134 gene encoding aspartic proteinase NANA, chloroplast-like, giving the protein MVMFWQKRDSCLLIILFFVATNSGVELVKGHEVSFGTKLELIHRDDLLRNLRNGVHSVSTFKRIKQMLHHDTIRFGAISSRQRLKHAGFSSTRRQVQEKTGYYQACINGSSSSAGEMPMNSGADYGTGQYFVHLKVGTPAQKITLIADTGSELTWTKCMYRCEGAQCGTNLRNRRVFRADDSSTFKTVPCSSSTCKIELANLFSLAQCPSPLDPCAYDYRYLDGSSTVGVFANETITFNLTNGKKTSLENVLVGCSGSSRGQSFDAADGIIGLGYSNHSFAVKAAKRFGGKFSYCLVDHLSPNNVSSYLIFGSYHETDMSPIKLRYTELVLGVIPPFYAVNIKGISIGGILLDIPIEVWNVNGVGGVIVDSGSSLTMLTQPAYQPVMDALKPSLSGFRTLNLDFGPLEYCFNSTGFKESLVPRLVFHFADGAMFEPPVKSYVIDAATGVKCLGFVNATWPGTSVIGNIMQQNNFWEFDIAKGRLGFASSSCSS; this is encoded by the exons ATGGTGATGTTTTGGCAGAAAAGAGACTCTTGCTTGTTAATCATCCTGTTCTTTGTAGCAACTAACTCAGGAGTAGAGCTCGTGAAAGGTCATGAAGTTTCATTTGGAACTAAGCTGGAGTTGATTCACAGGGATGATCTGCTAAGAAATCTGCGAAATGGAGTCCATTCCGTTTCGACGTTTAAGCGAATAAAGCAAATGCTCCACCATGATACAATTCGCTTTGGGGCGATATCGAGTAGACAGAGGCTAAAGCATGCCGGTTTCAGTTCAACCAGACGACAAGTCCAGGAGAAAACCGGTTATTATCAAGCCTGCATAAATGGCAGCAGCAGCAGTGCTGGTGAAATGCCGATGAATTCCGGCGCGGATTATGGTACAGGACAGTATTTTGTGCACCTCAAAGTTGGAACCCCCGCACAAAAAATCACCCTTATTGCTGACACCGGAAGTGAATTGACTTGGACGAAGTGCATGTATAGGTGTGAAGGTGCACAATGCGGGACAAATTTGAGGAACCGGCGGGTTTTTCGTGCTGATGATTCGTCCACATTCAAGACTGTGCCTTGTTCTTCGAGCACGTGCAAGATTGAGCTTGCAAATCTGTTCTCCCTTGCTCAGTGCCCTTCTCCGTTGGATCCTTGTGCCTATGATTACAG GTACTTAGATGGATCATCTACAGTAGGAGTCTTTGCAAATGAGACTATAACATTCAACCTAACAAACGGCAAGAAAACAAGCCTGGAAAATGTGCTGGTTGGGTGCAGCGGATCTTCCCGTGGCCAAAGCTTTGACGCTGCAGATGGGATCATAGGGCTAGGCTACAGCAACCATTCATTTGCAGTTAAAGCAGCTAAAAGATTTGGTGGCAAGTTCTCATATTGTCTAGTTGATCACTTAAGCCCCAATAACGTATCAAGCTACCTAATCTTCGGCTCCTACCACGAAACGGACATGTCCCCTATAAAACTTCGATACACAGAGCTAGTTTTAGGAGTGATCCCTCCATTTTATGCTGTAAATATTAAAGGAATCTCaataggaggcatactgttggATATCCCTATTGAAGTGTGGAATGTGAATGGCGTAGGAGGGGTGATAGTCGACTCTGGTTCGAGCCTAACGATGTTGACTCAACCGGCATATCAGCCTGTAATGGATGCTCTGAAGCCCTCACTTTCGGGTTTTAGGACCTTGAATCTGGACTTTGGACCACTAGAATACTGCTTCAATTCGACGGGTTTCAAAGAATCTTTGGTGCCAAGACTGGTGTTCCATTTCGCAGATGGAGCAATGTTTGAGCCACCAGTGAAGAGTTATGTGATTGATGCCGCTACTGGTGTTAAATGCCTCGGATTTGTGAATGCTACTTGGCCTGGTACCTCTGTGATTGGCAACATAATGCAACAGAACAATTTCTGGGAATTTGATATTGCCAAAGGTAGATTGGGTTTTGCTAGCTCATCTTGCTCTTCCTGA
- the LOC142518135 gene encoding protein SOMBRERO-like isoform X1: protein MMRGNGELSVPPGFRFHPTDEELLYYYLRKKVSYEPIDLDVIREVDLNKLEPWDLKDKCRIGSSPQNEWYLFSHKDKKYPTGTRTNRATSAGFWKATGRDKGIHLKSSKRIGMRKTLVFYTGRAPHGCKTDWIMHEYRLDDDINAQIQQEDGWVVCRVFEKKNHTRGFHPQTEADQEAEQVAATFQATIADSTLVPKQITTDQIQYNMNYVFDPSNSMHLPQLTSPESTIPPSFLSSLPLNTMDLQCTQNLLNLTSSGVGGGDGHPAVGRVMQQEKFSGDWTFLDKLLATHQTMDHSGKYRQISQVSDLVPTAAQRFSFPYHNFEQDFSRYPCK from the exons ATGATGCGTGGAAACGGGGAGCTATCGGTGCCACCAGGTTTCCGATTTCATCCAACAGACGAGGAACTGCTATATTACTACCTGAGGAAGAAGGTGTCCTATGAACCCATTGACTTGGATGTTATTCGGGAAGTCGATCTCAACAAACTTGAGCCTTGGGACCTCAAAG ATAAATGTAGAATCGGGTCAAGTCCCCAGAATGAATGGTACTTATTCAGCCACAAAGACAAAAAGTATCCCACAGGAACAAGAACCAATCGGGCCACGTCAGCAGGTTTCTGGAAGGCAACGGGTCGGGACAAGGGGATCCACCTGAAAAGTTCGAAGAGAATTGGTATGAGAAAAACCCTGGTTTTCTACACAGGACGGGCCCCTCATGGATGCAAGACTGATTGGATCATGCACGAGTATCGTTTGGATGACGATATTAATGCTCAAATCCAA CAGGAGGACGGATGGGTGGTCTGCAGGGTTTTCGAAAAGAAAAATCACACCAGAGGCTTCCATCCCCAAACCGAGGCCGATCAAGAAGCTGAGCAGGTGGCTGCAACTTTCCAGGCTACCATTGCAGATTCTACTTTGGTACCTAAACAGATAACTACTGATCAAATACAATACAACATGAATTATGTATTTGATCCTAGCAATTCCATGCATCTTCCACAGTTAACGAGCCCCGAATCAACTATTCCACCTTCATTCTTGTCATCACTTCCGTTGAATACCATGGACTTGCAGTGTACGCAGAACTTGTTGAATTTAACATCAAGTGGAGTTGGGGGTGGAGATGGGCATCCTGCTGTTGGCAGGGTCATGCAACAGGAGAAATTTTCTGGGGACTGGACATTCCTGGATAAACTCCTCGCTACGCATCAAACTATGGATCACAGTGGAAAATATCGCCAGATTTCACAAGTTTCTGACTTGGTTCCAACGGCAGCTCAGAGATTTTCATTCCCGTATCATAACTTTGAACAAGATTTTTCTAGATATCCCTGCAAGTAG
- the LOC142518136 gene encoding uncharacterized protein LOC142518136 codes for MSGAQGTQPPGSYAATTYESVEGGDNKTRLDIRSKEDEGGIQIDKLQDKVEDAAGKGGPVFGAGKDDDKDDLGVTGTA; via the coding sequence ATGTCGGGAGCTCAAGGAACGCAGCCGCCGGGGTCGTACGCAGCGACGACGTACGAGTCAGTGGAGGGCGGAGATAACAAGACGCGGCTTGATATCCGGTCCAAGGAAGACGAGGGCGGTATCCAGATAGATAAATTGCAGGACAAGGTGGAGGACGCCGCCGGGAAAGGAGGTCCAGTTTTCGGCGCTGGCAAGGACGATGATAAAGATGACTTAGGTGTGACAGGCACAGCTTAG
- the LOC142518133 gene encoding serine/threonine-protein kinase RHS3-like yields the protein MIHNRMNAPSEEGTFESGWMDLAAKNPSSLTSNAPHFLKKPEQMPKRSTNPVHILPCEPASADLNSHVNSTSTHRSTSDFKRTQPILLTGTNTCPVPSPGRFTNTDNLTNTISSGAISSPKSVVGNAKSTSSTINHGWSRGSSNRSDSLDSTSAPLKPHTGGDVRWDAINSASSRDSPLGLINFRLLKRLGYGDIGSVYLVELRGTNAFFAMKVMDKGSLASRNKLLRAQTEREILSLLDHPFLPTLYSYFETEKYNCLVMEFCSGGNLHTLRQKQPNKHFTEEAARFFASEVLLALEYLHMLGIVYRDLKPENVLVREEGHIMLSDFDLSLRCSVCPTLVKSSSVHVGNSSENSGAILNDDNMIRSCMQPSNFFPRLLPTKKNRKSKSDFGLTNNSNALPELMAEPTDVRSMSFVGTHEYLAPEIVRGEGHGSAVDWWTFGIFLYELLLGTTPFKGSGNRATLFNVVGQPLKFPETPQLNSTARDLIKGLLVKEPHKRIAYKRGATEIKQHPFFEGVNWALVRSAMPPHIPEPVDYKQFASKDSANSDKKMADIGNDRNKSSSTDSSYVEFEYF from the exons ATGATCCATAACAGA ATGAATGCGCCATCAGAAGAGGGAACATTTGAGTCTGGTTGGATGGACTTGGCTGCTAAAAATCCCAGTTCATTAACTTCAAATGCGCCTCATTTCTTGAAGAAGCCAGAGCAAATGCCAAAAAGGAGCACGAATCCTGTCCATATCTTACCATGCGAACCTGCGTCTGCGGATCTCAATTCTCACGTTAATTCAACCTCAACTCACAGATCAACCAGTGACTTTAAAAGGACGCAGCCAATACTGCTGACTGGTACGAATACATGCCCAGTTCCCAGCCCCGGAAGATTTACAAATACCGACAATCtgacaaatacaatatcaagtgGAGCAATATCATCACCGAAGTCTGTGGTAGGTAACGCTAAGAGTACTTCGTCAACCATCAATCATGGCTGGAGCAGAGGTAGCAGCAACCGCAGTGACAGTTTAGACAGTACAAGTGCACCCTTAAAGCCCCACACCGGAGGCGATGTTAGATGGGATGCCATTAATTCAGCTTCTTCTAGAGATAGTCCTCTTGGTCTCATCAATTTTCGGCTTTTGAAACGGCTGGGGTATGGAGATATTGGAAGTGTCTATCTTGTCGAACTTCGAGGAACGAATGCCTTCTTTGCTATGAAAGTTATGGATAAAGGTTCTCTTGCAAGTCGGAATAAGCTACTTCGTGCTCAAACAGAAAGAGAGATTCTTAGTCTTCTCGATCACCCTTTCTTACCTACCTTATATTCTTACTTTGAAACTGAAAAATATAATTGCTTGGTCATGGAGTTTTGCAGCGGAGGAAACCTTCACACGCTTCGACAGAAACAACCCAATAAACATTTTACGGAGGAAGCTGCGAG ATTTTTTGCATCGGAGGTCTTGTTAGCTCTTGAGTATCTGCACATGCTAGGAATTGTATACCGAGACCTTAAGCCGGAAAATGTGTTAGTAAGAGAAGAGGGACATATCATGCTCTCTGACTTCGATCTATCACTTCGTTGCTCTGTCTGTCCGACACTAGTGAAATCTTCATCTGTTCATGTTGGAAATTCAAGCGAAAACTCCGGTGCTATCTTGAATGATGACAATATGATCCGGAGTTGTATGCAGCCATCGAATTTTTTCCCGCGCCTCCTTCCTACAAAAAAGAACCGCAAATCCAAATCCGATTTCGGGCTGACCAATAACTCTAACGCCCTTCCCGAGCTAATGGCCGAGCCGACGGATGTTCGTTCTATGTCTTTTGTTGGCACTCACGAATATCTAGCCCCCGAGATCGTTCGGGGAGAGGGTCATGGCAGTGCAGTGGATTGGTGGACATTTGGCATTTTCTTGTACGAGCTCCTACTAGGGACAACTCCTTTCAAAGGTTCTGGAAACCGTGCTACTCTGTTCAATGTCGTTGGCCAACCATTAAAATTTCCAGAAACGCCGCAACTGAACTCGACGGCCCGTGATCTGATAAAAGGGCTGTTGGTGAAGGAACCTCACAAGAGAATTGCATACAAGAGAGGTGCTACTGAAATAAAGCAACACCCTTTCTTTGAGGGTGTTAACTGGGCCTTGGTAAGAAGTGCAATGCCTCCGCACATACCCGAACCTGTAGATTATAAGCAGTTTGCCTCTAAGGATTCAGCTAATTCAGACAAGAAGATGGCTGACATTGGAAATGATCGAAACAAAAGCAGCTCCACTGATTCTTCTTATGTTGAATTCGAGTATTTTTAG
- the LOC142518428 gene encoding uncharacterized protein LOC142518428 yields MAPTRRTANQNNTHVQGENNTRISGADGPPPNGPQPTIHLTTEELQKIITDAVKMATAKKATSHHASHPEQQHEQPRREERREEEGESSAGSKSPTVAEELEELRKKVKVLERHVGSKGNAPVAKGCPFSDIIVREPLPGHFKSAKIKDYDGSSDPEEHLARFENMAMLHCYEDQIKCKVFLTTLIDSAQRWFEGLAPQSILSFEDFQKVFLHQFSSSKKYKRTAFSLFEVKQRPEETLRAYIKRFNRVALDVPACAPETKTTAFTQGLLEGDFFRSLTKKLPGDFEDLLSRAEKYINMEEAQHQKREALKRARGDRAVRPEERNNKRNCTGHLSHVPLRNARGMEVQECSSDVAPLPSITPRPVRSEKVRYCTLHKECSHNTNECRSLRKGFKKHAEPESRPTREEPRSPPWVSRRPGPNVPRRSDIPSGSRKTEGNSREEKSRQVEREDLPPIRGVIKMISGGSTDGDSNRARKARGRRVCLEVDGRNRSEPVISFGPEDLRGVSLPHNDALVIQARVANYDVLRVFVDNGSSVNVIFKEALVQMDLHEYPLEVVATALFGFAGHAVYPEWEIILPPTLGSGDLRKTVMTVFTIVDAPSSYNVILGRPAMNEMRAVDSSYHQKIKFPIRGQVGEVKGDQPSSRKCYGETIRVDQKRARREDRGKKMAQGAKEVEGNEVNFVAEDEQEVVEIKPGKSIRVARDLEDSTRVKLLACLKTNISIFAWSQQKLVGISPKVAEHKLNIIPGSRPIKQKKRHFGPEKDKIIEGQVKEMLGAGHIREVQFPTWLSNVVLVPKATGKWRMCVDFRDLNKACPKDCYPLPRIDQLVDSTSGFELLSFTDAYQGYHQIPLAREDQDKASFITSGGTFCYVVMPFGLKNAGATYQRLMNQVFQKQIGRNIEVYVDDILIKTREMSCFIDDLTETFATLEKYEIKLNPAKCVFGVKSGKFLGFMVTDRGIEVNPEKIKAVIDMPSPQSTRDVQKLTGRIAALSRFISRSAHRSYPFFQVLRKAQKFGWNKGCEQVFQDLKKHLSELSVLVKPEPGEKLWIYLSATEHAVSSVLIKKEGKDQRPVYYVSHALRGAELKYSEMEKIALALVMIARKLRPYFLSHPIVVLTNSPLGRIMTHSEVSGRMVKWTIELGKYDIEYQPRTAIKAQALTDFLIEMIQPTEEEVWRVFVDGASNLSGCGVGVVIIAPFGEKIKLALRIDSWVTNNKAEYEAVLSGLQAAQEVGASRVIIYSDSQLVAQQIKGAYEAKDEKMLKYLKLITARAAIFTDWSTEQIPREENEEADSLAKLAASMSEVNTREIMCFTRLVLSVDEASPTQINSWMTPLIEYIVHAKLPIDRVQALKVKKQAPRFTLLNNTLYRRSYLGPLLKCISESEVEYILREIHEGCCGEHLGGMALSRKVLLAGFWWPRMDQDAARLVRKCQGCQRHSNLHHRPAASMQPISASCPFDQWGLDIVGPFPMARAQKRFLLVAIDYFSKWVEAEPLSRITEDEVMKFLWKSIVCRYDIPRKLISDNGRQFQGKKITSLCHEMKIIQSFTSVAYPQANGQTEVTNRILVKALKTRLHGKGKDWVEELPSVLWAYRTTPRSSTLETPYSLVYGSEAVLPVEIGQSSIRIESYPNHNDQSRAIELDLVEERRDRANIRMEAYRSRVMKSYNKNVRARNFQIWDLVMKKVKPVGDVGKLEAKWEGPFKIIQRISSGAAYYLEDSLGQTLKRPWNAFHLKRYYV; encoded by the coding sequence atggctcctacCAGAAGAACAGCAAATCAAAACAACACTCATGTTCAAGGAGAAAACAACACTCGTATCTCTGGTGCTGATGGTCCTCCCCCTAATGGTCCTCAGCCTACCATTCATTTAACCACCGAGGAGTTACAGAAGATTATAACTGATGCTGTTAAAATGGCCACGGCAAAGAAGGCCACTTCTCACCATGCCAGTCATCCCGAGCAACAACATGAACAGCCGCGAAGGGAAGAAAGAAGGGAAGAGGAGGGGGAATCGAGCGCGGGTTCTAAGTCTCCCACTGTTGCGGAAGAATTGGAAGAATTAAGGAAAAAAGTGAAAGTGTTAGAAAGGCATGTTGGTTCTAAAGGCAACGCTCCGGTTGCAAAAGGTTGCCCATTTTCTGACATCATTGTTCGAGAACCATTACCCGGGCATTTCAAGTCGGCTAAAATCAAGGACTACGATGGGAGTTCTGACCCCGAAGAGCATCTCGCTCGTTTTGAAAACATGGCTATGTTGCATTGTTATGAGGACCAAATTAAATGCAAAGTATTTCTAACCACTCTGATTGACTCGGCTCAAAGGTGGTTTGAGGGTTTAGCTCCTCAGAGTATTCTTTCTTTCGAAGATTTTCAGAAGGTGTTCTTACATCAGTTCAGCAGTAGTAAGAAATATAAAAGAACCGCCTTTAGCCTATTCGAGGTAAAGCAGCGCCCGGAGGAAACTCTAAGGGCTTATATCAAAAGATTCAACCGAGTAGCCTTAGACGTGCCTGCTTGCGCTCCCGAAACAAAAACTACTGCCTTCACGCAAGGATTGCTAGAAGGGGATTTCTTCCGCTCCCTCACCAAAAAACTACCCGGAGATTTCGAAGATCTTTTATCCCGGGCAGAAAAGTACATCAATATGGAAGAAGCCCAGCACCAGAAGAGAGAAGCATTGAAGAGAGCAAGGGGAGACCGGGCTGTCAGACCTGAGGAAAGAAATAACAAGAGGAATTGTACCGGGCATCTTTCTCATGTTCCCTTGAGAAATGCCCGGGGTATGGAAGTTCAAGAATGCAGTTCGGATGTGGCCCCACTCCCTAGTATCACACCCCGACCGGTCCGATCAGAGAAGGTCAGATATTGCACCCTACATAAAGAATGCTCCCACAACACGAATGAATGTCGATCCCTAAGGAAGGGATTTAAGAAGCATGCTGAGCCGGAATCTCGCCCTACTCGGGAGGAGCCCAGGTCGCCGCCCTGGGTATCACGGCGACCTGGACCGAATGTTCCTAGGAGATCGGATATCCCCAGTGGAAGCAGAAAAACAGAAGGGAACTCTCGGGAAGAAAAAAGCAGACAAGTGGAACGAGAAGACCTTCCCCCTATCCGGGGAGTGATCAAAATGATTTCGGGAGGATCTACTGATGGTGACTCCAACCGAGCCAGGAAAGCTAGGGGTAGAAGAGTGTGTTTAGAAGTTGATGGGAGAAATCGAAGTGAGCCGGTTATTAGTTTTGGCCCGGAAGACCTCAGAGGAGTCAGCCTACCTCATAATGATGCTCTGGTTATTCAGGCCCGGGTCGCtaattatgatgtgttgagAGTTTTTGTGGATAATGGGAGTTCTGTTAATGTTATTTTCAAGGAAGCCCTGGTCCAGATGGATTTACATGAATATCCGCTGGAAGTAGTTGCGACGGCTCTGTTCGGCTTTGCCGGTCATGCTGTATACCCTGAATGGGAAATCATTTTACCCCCAACACTTGGAAGTGGAGATTTGAGGAAGACAGTTATGACAGTTTTCACCATAGTAGATGCCCCATCTTCGTATAATGTAATCCTTGGAAGGCCAGCTATGAACGAGATGAGAGCTGTAGACTCTTCTTATCACCAGAAGATCAAGTTCCCGATACGAGGGCAGGTGGGAGAGGTTAAAGGAGACCAACCCTCATCCCGGAAATGCTATGGTGAAACAATCCGAGTAGACCAGAAAAGGGCGAGAAGGGAGGACAGGGGAAAGAAAATGGCCCAGGGAGCAAAGGAGGTAGAGGGAAATGAAGTAAATTTTGTGGCAGAGGACGAGCAAGAGGTGGTCGAAATAAAACCAGGAAAAAGTATCCGAGTGGCCCGAGACCTGGAAGACTCCACCCGGGTAAAACTCCTAGCCTGTTTAAAAACTAATATCTCCATTTTTGCATGGTCCCAACAGAAACTTGTGGGAATATCACCCAAAGTAGCCGAGCACAAACTAAACATCATCCCCGGATCTCGACCTATAAAACAGAAGAAGAGGCACTTCGGGCCCGAAAAAGACAAAATCATAGAAGGGCAGGTGAAGGAAATGTTGGGAGCCGGCCACATCAGGGAAGTCCAATTTCCCACATGGCTCTCTAATGTGGTCCTTGTCCCTAAAGCCACAGGgaagtggaggatgtgtgtAGATTTCCGAGATTTGAACAAAGCTTGCCCGAAGGATTGTTATCCGCTTCCTCGAATTGATCAGTTGGTAGATTCAACTTCCGGCTTTGAGTTACTAAGTTTCACGGATGCATATCAGGGTTATCACCAAATCCCCTTGGCCCGAGAAGATCAAGATAAGGCCAGTTTCATCACTTCTGGGGGTACCTTTTGCTATGTGGTCATGCCGTTTGGATTGAAAAATGCCGGGGCCACATACCAACGCCTTATGAATCAAGTCTTCCAAAAGCAGATAGGCAGGAATATTGaggtatatgtggatgatatcttgattaagACTCGAGAAATGTCTTGTTTTATTGATGATTTGACAGAGACTTTTGCCACATTGGAAAAGTATGAGATTAAGCTCAACCCGGCCAAATGTGTGTTCGGGGTCAAGAGTGGAAAGTTTCTGGGTTTCATGGTTACAGACAGAGGAATTGAAGTCAACcctgaaaagataaaagctGTGATTGACATGCCCTCCCCTCAATCTACTCGGGATGTACAGAAAttgaccgggaggattgctgcTTTGTCCCGATTCATCTCTCGATCtgctcaccggagttatccctTTTTCCAAGTCCTCAGAAAGGCCCAGAAGTTTGGTTGGAATAAAGGGTGCGAGCAAGTTTTCCAAGACTTGAAAAAACACTTATCCGAGTTATCTGTTTTGGTAAAGCCGGAGCCGGGGGAAAAGTTGTGGATTTATTTGTCTGCTACAGAACATGCTGTCAGTTCTGTTCTCATCAAGAAAGAAGGGAAAGATCAGAGGCCCGTATATTATGTTAGTCACGCCCTCCGAGGAGCAGAGTTGAAATATAGTGAAATGGAAAAAATAGCTCTAGCCTTGGTAATGATTGCCCGAAAATTAAGGCCATACTTTTTGTCTCATCCGATAGTGGTCCTCACCAATTCCCCACTTGGAAGAATAATGACACATTCGGAAGTCTCAGGAAGAATGGTGAAATGGACAATAGAGCTGGGGAAATACGACATCGAGTATCAACCCCGGACCGCTATCAAAGCTCAGGCTCTGACAGACTTCTTGATAGAAATGATCCAACCGACAGAGGAGGAAGTGTGGAGAGTCTTCGTTGATGGCGCTTCAAATCTATCCGGATGCGGAGTTGGAGTGGTCATAATAGCCCCGTTCGGGGAAAAGATAAAATTGGCCTTGAGAATCGATTCCTGGGTTACAAATAACAAAGCTGAATATGAAGCTGTTTTGTCAGGATTACAAGCCGCCCAAGAAGTTGGAGCCTCCCGAGTAATTATTTACTCTGATTCTCAGTTGGTGGCACAACAAATTAAGGGTGCTTACGAGGCCAAAGATGAAAAAATGCTCAAATACTTGAAACTCATAACAGCCCGAGCTGCCATTTTTACCGACTGGAGCACCGAACAAATACCCCGAGAAGAGAATGAGGAAGCCGATAGTCTGGCCAAGTTAGCTGCTTCTATGTCCGAAGTAAATACCCGGGAAATCATGTGTTTTACCCGATTGGTACTATCTGTGGATGAGGCATCACCTACCCAAATAAATTCATGGATGACTCCCCTGATTGAATACATAGTCCATGCCAAGCTTCCGATTGACCGAGTTCAGGCTTTAAAGGTAAAGAAGCAAGCACCCAGGTTCACTCTATTAAACAACACTCTTTACAGGCGATCATACCTGGGTCCTCTGTTGAAATGTATCTCAGAAAGTGAAGTAGAGTACATCCTCCGGGAAATTCACGAAGGGTGCTGTGGAGAACACTTGGGAGGGATGGCCCTGTCTCGGAAAGTCCTATTAGCAGGATTTTGGTGGCCCCGGATGGATCAAGATGCCGCCAGACTAGTCCGAAAATGCCAGGGTTGCCAACGTCATTCCAATCTTCACCATCGCCCAGCTGCAAGTATGCAACCAATCTCCGCCTCATGCCCTTTTGATCAATGGGGTCTAGATATAGTGGGCCCCTTCCCAATGGCCCGGGCACAAAAAAGATTTCTCCTAGTAGCTATTGATTATTTCTCCAAGTGGGTGGAAGCTGAGCCATTATCCAGGATTACTGAAGACGAAGTTAtgaaatttctttggaaaagCATTGTTTGCAGATACGACATCCCTAGGAAGCTAATTTCCGACAATGGAAGACAATTCCAAGGAAAAAAGATCACCTCCTTGTGTCATGAAATGAAGATTATTCAATCCTTCACCTCAGTAGCCTACCCTCAGGCTAATGGCCAGACGGAAGTAACTAACAGGATCCTCGTGAAAGCACTGAAAACCCGGCTCCACGGAAAAGGAAAAGATTGGGTGGAGGAATTGCCAAGTGTTTTATGGGCTTACCGAACTACTCCTCGATCATCTACTCTGGAAACACCCTATAGCCTTGTCTATGGGTCAGAAGCAGTCCTGCCAGTGGAGATCGGGCAATCTTCTATTCGGATAGAGTCCTACCCAAATCACAATGATCAGTCCCGGGCCATTGAACTTGATCTGGTTGAAGAAAGGCGAGACAGAGCTAAcattcgaatggaagcttatCGTAGCCGGGTAATgaaatcctataataagaaCGTTCGGGCGCGAAACTTTCAGATATGGGACTTGGTCATGAAAAAGGTGAAACCGGTAGGCGATGTAGGGAAATTGGAAGCAAAATGGGAAGGAcccttcaaaataattcaaagaatCAGTTCTGGTGCAGCTTATTATCTTGAAGATTCTCTGGGACAAACTCTCAAAAGGCCATGGAATGCTTTTCATTTAAAGAgatattatgtgtaa